acatgttctatatctatatgatatgctaacttaatgatttaaaacctggaaacacgaaaaacaccgtaaaaccggatttacgccgtcgtagtaacaccgcgggctgttttgggttaattaattaaaaactatgataaactttgatttaaaagttgttattctgagaaaatgatttttattatgaacatgaaactatatccaaaaattatggttaaactcaaagtggaagtatgttttctaaaatggtcatctagacgtcgttctttcgactgaaattactacctttacaaaaacgacttgtaacttattgttccgactataaacctatactttttctgtttagattcataaaatagagttcaatatgaaaccatagcaatttgattcactcaaaacggatttaaaatgaagaagttatgggtaaaacaagattggataatttttctcattttagctacgtgaaaattggtaacaaatctattccaaccataacttaattaacttgtattgtatattatgtaatcttgagataccatagacacgtatacaatgtttcgacctatcatgtcgacacatctatatatatttcggaacaaccatagacactctatatgtgaatgttggagttagctatacagggttgaggttgattccaaaatatatatagtttgagttgtgatcaatactgagatacgtatacactgggtcgtggattgattcaagataatatttatcgatttatttctgtacatctaactgtggacaactagttgtaggttactaacgaggacagctgacttaataaacttaaaatatcaaaatatattaaaagtgttgtaaatatattttgaacatactttgatatatatgtatatattgttataggttcgtgaatcaaccagtggccaagtcttacttcccgacgaagtaaaaaatctgtgaaagtgagttatagtcccacttttaaaatctaatatttttgggatgagaatacatgcaggttttataaatgatttacaaaatagacacaagtacgtgaaactacattctatggttgaattatcgaaatcgaatatgcccctttttatcaagtctggtaatctaagaattagggaacagacaccctaattgacgcgaatcctaaagatagatctattgggcctaacaaaccccatccaaagtaccggatgctttagtacttcgaaatttatatcatatccgaagggtgtcccggaatgatggggatattcttatatatgcatcttgttaatgtcggttaccaggtgttcaccatatgaatgatttttatctctatgtatgggatgtgtattgaaatatgaaatcttgtggtctattgttacgatttgatatatatatataggttaaacctataactcaccaacatttttgttgacgtttaaagcatgtttattctcaggtgaatattaagagcttccgctgttgcatactaaaataaggataagatttggagtccatgtttgtatgatattgtgtaaaaactgcattcaagaaactgatttcgatgtaacatatttgtattgtaaaccattatgtaatggtcgtgtgtaaacaggatattttagattatcattatttgataatctacgtaaagctttttaaacctttatttatgaaataaaggttatggtttgttttaaaaatgaatgcagtctttgaaaaacgtctcatatagaggtcaaaacctcgcaacgaaatcaattaatatggaacgtttttaatcaataagaacgggacatttcattaactaGCTAAAACTACCCCACGATCAAGCGCGAATTCGTTTTTCTCGTTATTAGTattacttttactatactatattaatttaaaatttttaattGATTTGAGCCATGGTTGCAAATAAGGTTGGCATGGAGGCCCATATTAAAGGTTTTAAAAAGGGGTAATTGactaaaatacacttttttaaaacttttgtcacaaaatacactttttttttaaaaaaaattgccaaTATACATCATTGAGTCGACCAGCGTTTTGGTCGACCACCATATaccttggtcgaccacctcatttttcaaggtggtcgaccaagatTCTTGAATTTCCGGTCGACCACCGtgtaaacatggtcgactaccTCTCATTTTTTCATGGTCGACTGCCCCAAGAAGAAAAAATGTGGGCGACCCAATACATGGTCGACTACCAAAAATTGGTCTAAAGATTTGTGGTGTTTTCAATCCTTATCATTTACGGAGTAATTCAATTTCAATTGGATGAAAATAATAATTGGGACACCATGTTTATGAAGGAATGTATCtgtaaaaagtgtcactaaaaactgttAATAGACTtacacggattttgcagatttcgggatgCGTAAAACCTGAATCCAGGGAAGTCGACCAACTCATTGGTCGCCCGCGTTGTTTTTTTGCTTTGTGGTCGACCATGTGTAATTGAGGTggtagtcgaccatgtttacatAGTAGTCGACCATGCTCTGAATGAAATTTGGTCGACCACCTTGGAAAGTGAGGTGGTCGACCAAGTTAAAAGGGTAGTCGACCATATTGTTGGTCGAactaatggtgtaaaaagacaaatttttttttctttcaaaaagtgtattttgaacgaattttttttaaaaaaaaaaaaatgtattttggaGAATATCCCttttaaaaatcaaaaataaaCTATTATAAGTTCGTAAGTTCGTAACTTATGAAGTTAGGGTTTTTTCAAAATCTTTTTACCTACCGAAGTAGTTTCCAGCCGACGAGTTGCTCACACAGTCACTTTATTCTCTCAAATCTAAGGTTTGGTTTGAATCCTCTAATTGCTTGCTTTGACTTCTTTAGTTGTCAAATTTTGAATAAAATATGAAATTTGTAAAGTTAGGGTTTCGTTAGCTTTGGTTGTGCTTTTCTGTTTGTATTAgattatttatttagtttattcATGTGCTAGTATAAGCATACAGGTCGTTAATATAGCTAATTGCGCTTCTACAGTCTGCTGAAATTTTGTTCTGCTGAAAATTCCCTTGCTACTTGTAGTTGTTGTACTACTGGTTTCGATTTTAGTAGTTAAGATATGTCGTTTGTTAGTTAATCTTACCTATTTCCTTTTTACTGATTAACATATCCAGTTTTGTTAGTAGTTTCAGCTTATTTCCCTTTTTCACTTTACAGTTTCTGATTGATTAGCAATATATAAGTGAAAGTAGAAAGTATTTGAACATTTTGCTGATAACATTTATCTATATGTAAAAACTAGGGTTTAGGTTTTTTAAATACAGGTTTCTATTAATTGAATCAAAGGTTAGTATTGTAAGAATGAAATTGTTGAGTCGGCATTTCTTTTGATGACGTTATATACACTTTATAGTTTTATTTGAACTTTCTGACCCAATCAAAGGTTAGTGTTGTAGCTTCACACCATTCCAGCGGTGGCTGAGTGGTATCCTTGGTTTCACTTCGGTGGGGCCAGGGCAAGGGGTAGCAGTGGATTCAAGTTCGAATCCCACTCTTTAAAAATACCCGTGGTAGGCTTACTTACCATAAGTCGGGTTGCCcctgggaaggttttaccgacctattcaggacccagatccgacccgcctgcccctcgggatggtttaaggttcggatccctgtaatatggttcgggtttcctgcccgaacgcgtgtgtatctgcaaatgatgactaggcttcggtccggactgatgcaagcttgccgttcaaaaaaaaaaaaaaaaaaaaaaaaaaaaaaaagtgttgtaGCTTCACACCACAACAGAACTAACGAAAATGATGTACGTAAACTTGAGTTTGCAGAATTGGTCTCTGTTTAAAACTCATTTGTTGAAGTTGTAGCTTAAATAGTACTGTATTGTGCCTattgtttatttttatttagtgTGTCCTGATCCTTGTTTTATGTTATTAACTTGCAGTTTCGTACTGTGGTAGAGTGAGAATGAATGCAAAATGCGATAGACTAAGCAACTTGTCAGAAGATCTCAtcattcaaattctttcttttaacGACACCAAACAAGCTGTCAGAACAAGTATATTGTCATCTAGATGGAGGAATATTTGGAAGTCGATCCCACATCTTGATTTATCCAGTGAAGATTTTACTAAATTAAACAGATTCTATGAGTTCACTCATGATGTATCTAATGTTATCTCTTCACGCAATAATGATAGAGACTTGTCGTCTGTTAAACTTAGTGTTAGAGGTTATAACCAAACGTTTGTCAAAACAGTTGTCGACTATGCGCTTTCGCACAATGTCCAAAAGATGACTATTATATGGTTTGACGACAGGGATATCGAATTACCTAATTCTCTTTTTATGTCCAACTCCCGGTCTCTTAAAGAACTCACTTTAATTGCACCTAATAGACGTTGGGATCAACCTAAGATCAAATCATCCTGGGATCTACCAGCATTAACAACGTTGCATCTTGAAAATGTCTATCTTAGTAACAAAACTCTTGACGAGCATAGTGGTCTTTTCTCAAAGTGCCTAAACTTGAAGAATCTCACTTTATCTCACTGCACCATAAGCGATCATCATATCCTTTCCCATTCTAAGTTTTCTAATCTCACACCTGAGAAAGGATTGTATTCAGTTGCTACTATCGTTGCGCCTCACTTGAAGAATCTCACTGCTATAGACTGCTCTGGTCGTCTTAAGATTTATACGCCCGAACTATCCTCGTTGATGTATAAAGTTCCATCTTATGATACCTTCTTTTTAAATGGTGTTTCTTGTTTGGAGAAAGTGGATTTCTATATGTGTCCGTTTGAGGAAGATACTTATGCAGTTATTGAGATTCTTCAAAAGTTTCACAATGTCAAATATCTAACGCTTGGATTGGAAGTCGTTGAGGTATTTGGTCTTTAATGTTTATACATACATCTATCAGTTATCATCATTCCACATCACTTAttctgatttatatatatattattcttcAGCTTCTTTCATCCATGGTGGACATGCTCTCAGATCTATCTTCTCCATTTTCCAAGTTAAAGAGTCTTAAGATTTATCCAATGAGGGAGGAAGGGGATGAGGAAGTAAATATCCCTACAGAACTCAAAAACTTTCTTCTAGGTGCTTCTCCAAATGCCACTGTCTCCATATACTCACGCGAGGTATGTAGTTTCACCATTAAGTATATTttatatgatgatgatatgataaacTGGGACTAATGTTCATTATAAACATGCATGCAGGATGTGAAAGCCTTGAAGGATGCCACATCAGCAAAACGAATAATGGCCAAGTTGCAGGTTCTGTTAGAGCGGGAAAAGATTAATTGTGAACAAGGAGAGGCAAAACAGATTGATGAAGGGCAACTTGTTGAAGATGAAATTTCACATATGAGGAACTGTTGGACTGATATGTTTGTGGAGATTAATGAAGAGAGAGTTAAGATTGATGAGATTTTGTTAATGTTGGATGAGATTAAAGAGTTACTGAAAGGTCTTCCGATATCAAAGAGGGATGGTATTCAAGCGCAATTTTCTAGTTTAAATGCGGAGGCGAAGAATGTTATGAAATTAATATTGGATCGTTTGAAGGTTAAAAGTGGTGGGAAGGTGTCTGCTTTCGTGAACATGCTATAGCATCACAACTGTTACCATATCTAATTGTAAGTTTCTGATTTTTCTTATCTTCTAAGTTGATAAATGTTATAAAAGGTGTCATTTTTTATTTGTTTTGCTTTCAGGTTTCAATGCAACAGTCATGGGTATTAGCTGATCAAGCATATGGTTTTTGCTGCTATGCTACATAACTTTGATGGTTAGATGATTTGGGTACTAAACGTGTAATATGTTGAAGTACAATCTTATGTGATTGATTTGTTGTTAAGTATATGTACCGTTGTTTTGTACTCAGATTGTTAAGTAGCTATGTATGTTTAACGCTACTATGCTAGTTACTGTTGTTGGAAAGTTTGTTTCTACAAGTTTTTAGCTTGATTATTTCCGCTTAATCCTTTTTATATAGATTGCTGTTTTTGAATCTATCCACGTGTGATGGAGCACATTGAGAGGTAAAACTCGTGTGTGCATAAACACTGATTTTGTGTGCTGATTGTTGGAATGTTTATTTCCACCTGTTTATATAGTAGTTTTTACATTTAAGTCAACTACATTACTCAAACTCAACTCCAATTATCGCAACAGtagttctttgtcatcaaactttgaTTCTTTGCTGTCACTTTCATCTATTGCTATCATTCATGTATTTTTTTGACCTGCAAACATTCAAGATCTAAACCATCAAAACTCAGAGGAAGCCACTGTATAGAAACAAGACACAAAAGAATTGAACCTCTTGTTATCAACATGTGTAAAAGATTTTAAATTATTCCAACTCCAAATTTTAACATATACGGAGACTTCAACTTTAAGACTAAGCCTTGTATTTAATAATGTGAAGAGGTGAAGCAATCTACATATATGGTTGATAGATGATAGGTGCCCTTTACAAATAATCAATTTATTtgtataaatttcatcaaatattatacaaCACAAAATAAATTAATGGTGAACGttggagtaaatttttttttttaatgaaaaaaCGAATACTTTATAACAATTATTTATCTTGAAAAGAGAAAGAAAAACAAGATACAAAACAAAATACGAACGAGGATGGAAAGCAGTAAACTAACCCCAACTACAAAACCCGTTCTAAAGCTAACTATACCCGAGTCTCGCCATGAACAAACGATCTACACGACTTACAAACATAAGAAATGAAGAAACTTGAATAAAACCGCCAAGTAAACTAACAACAAGGACTTGTATAAACTATCAAAATCAAAAGCCCACTAACCATCAACGTCATCATCACCTCTCATCGCCGATGTTGGTGTCGAACCCTTGCCAGCACAAGCCTTGAACGAAAGGTCGACTCGATTCTGGTCCCGTCACCGATGGAAGTTCTCACCGATATGGGATTCggatcatttttcttgaactagtAAAAAAATCCTTCTTTTCCTAGCCAACATTCCAACCCGTCTTTTTTACCATCAATAAAGTTTTTTGGGATCACAACCCCCACTCTGTCCTCGTCGCGATCCCGTAAACCAAAAGAACCAAATGGTGGAGTAATTACTAGTCCGTAATAGTCAAGTTCATCAATTTGATGattgatttatatataattatcttttttcgcaaaaaaaaaaaaagttaaattaATTCGGGCAGGAGGCCCAATGTAAAGTTTTTGAAAATGGATGATATATCATATATCCAAATTCAATTTTGATAGATTTATTATCAATTTGATGCTATCTGTCAGAATTAACACTAAATAAGTTTCTAACTAAAATATTATTTAAGGGCATTTTAGAAATTTTGAGTGGAAATCAGAGTGGAAACCACCCTTTTAAAAATGATCGTAAATTAACGTAAGGTACTGAAGTTAGGGTTTTACGCAAATTACGCTCACACAATTGCTTTATTTTCATATCTAAGGTTAGTTTTTCATTCTCTACGTTCTTGAAACGTATCTCTATTGTACGATTACTTTATTTGTTTGTTGATCTAGTAATGTACTCGTATGAGATTAGTGAAATTAGGGTTCTTTCTTTCTTTTATTTCTTTTTGTTTAATTGTGTTTAACTTTAGTATTTTACTGATtttgttagttttttttttttattagattATATTTAGTTTATTCATGTGTGATACATTctgattacttataataatatgtgGGCGATAGTATAAGTTGTAAGCTCTCAATCTAAAGCACATTGAGCTTCTACAGTCTGCTGAAATTTTGTTAGATTAGAAACCCTAACAGTGGTGCATTAAATTTTCTCATTTCGCTTGCTACTTGTAGTTGTTGTATTACCGATTTCGTTTTTACTAGTTAACATATGTTGTTTGTTAGTCGATCCTACCAATGTCCTTTTTACTGATTAACATATGCAGTTTGTTAGTAGTTTCTGCTAATTTCCCCTTTCCACTTCAGAGTTTCTTACTGATTAGCAATATATTTAAATGAGTATATAAAGTATTTGAAGAGTTTCATGATTCTTGCTTTATGATATTAACTTGCAGCTTCTTGAGTGAGAATGGATTCAGAAGGCGGCGATAGATTTAGCAGCTTGTTAGACGATCTCATCATCAAAATTCTATCTTATAACGACACCAAACAAGCTGTCAGAACTAGTATTCTTTCATCTAGATGGAAGAATATTTGGAAGTCAATCCCACATCTTGATTTATCTACTGATGATTTTACTTCTAAAAACAGATTCTATGAGTTCACTCATGATGTATCTAGTGTTTTGTCTTCGCGCAATAATGATAGAGACTTGTCGTCTGTTAAGCTTAGTGTTGTAGGATATAGAAAACTATGCGCTTTCGCACAATGTTCAAAAGATGACTATTATATGGTTTGACGACAGGCGTATCAAATTACCTAAATCTCTTTTTATGTCCAACTCCCAATCTCTCAAAGATCTTACTTTGATTGCAGCTAATAGACGATGGGATCAACCTAAGCTCAAATCATCTTGGGACCTACCATCGTTAACAACGTTGCATCTTGAAAATGTTAGACTTAGTAACGAAAATCCTGACGAGTATAATGGTCTTTTCTCAAGGTGCCTAAACTTGAAGAATCTAACCTTATCTCACTGCACCATATTCGATAATCATATCCTTACCCATTCTAAGTTTTCTTATCTCACATGTGAGAGTGGATTGTATTCAATTGCTACTATCGTTGCGCCTCACCTAAAGAATCTCACTGCTATAGACTGCGATGGTCTTCTTAAGATTTATACACCTGAATTATCCTCGTTGATGTATGAAGTTCCATGTTATGATACCTTCTTTTTAAATGGTGTGTCTTGTTTGGAAAAAGTGGATTTCTATATGTGTCCATATGAGGAAGATATTGATGCAGTTATTGAGATTCTTCAACGGTTTCGCAATGTCAAATATCTTACCCTTGGATTGGAAGTCGTAGAGGTATTTGGTCTTTATGTTTATATGTGCATCTATCAGAATTCCACGTCACTTATtctgatttatatattatatttcagCTTCTTTCATCAATGGTGCACATGCTCTCGGGTCTACCTTCTCCAGTTGGTAATTTAACGAGTCTCAAGATTTATCCACGATACGAGGAAAGAGAAAAGAAAGTAAACATCCCGACACAAGTCAAAAACTTTCTTCTAGGTGCTTCTCCAAATGCCACTGTCTCAATATACTCACGTGAGGTATGTAGTCACCATTAAGTATATTTTATATGATGATGATAAACTGGGACTAATGTTCATTATAAACATGGACGCAGGATGTGAAAGCCTTGAAGGACGCCACATCAGCAAAACGAATAATGGCCAAGTTGCAGGTTCTGTTAGAGCGGGAGAAGATTAATTGTGAGCACGGAGAGACACAACAAATTGATGAAGGGGAACATGTTGAAGAAGAAATTTCACAGATGAGGAAGTGTTGGGCTGATCTGTTTGTGCAGATTGATGAAGAGAAAGTTAAGATTGATGAGATTTTGTTAATGTTGGATGAGATTGAAAAGTTACTGAAAGAGATCCCGGCATCAAAAAGGGATTGTATTCGAGCGCAATTTTCTAGTTTACATGCAGAGGCGAAGAATGTTATGAAATTAATATTGGATCGTTTGAAGGTTAAAAATGGTGGGAAGGTGTCTGCATTCATGAACATGCTATAGCATCACAACTGTTGCCATATCTAATTGTAAGTTTCTGATTTCCGTATCTTGTAAGTTGATAAATGTTAtaaaaggtgtcattttcatttgTTTTGCTTTCAGGTTTCAATGCAACAGTCAATGGGTTTTGCTGATCAAACATATGATTTTTTCTGCTATGCTACATAACTTTGATGGTTAGGTGATTTGGGTACTAATTGTGTAATATGTTAAAGTACAATCCTATGTGATTGATTTGTTGTAAGTACTTACATATGTACCGTTGTTGGGTACTTAGATTGTTAAGTGCCTATATATGTTGGGTACTTAGATTTGTAACCCAAACagcttcattatttttatcatttaccgTCCAACTCGCATGCCATTGCCACTGCCATTGATTGTTACTATTAATCAATCCAGCAAGCAACCCTTATATATCATCCACTAAACTTGCATCATATCTATCCCTACGAGAGATAATATCTGCCAAAGTACTCAATTAAGACCATTTGTCACACCAAGATAATGTTATAATATAAGTCCATTATGACCCAGTTTCCACATAACATGTGGCTTGACAATGTCTCTCGATCGGACTTAGTGATTGCTTCCAACGCCAGCTGTTTGCAGAGTTTCCTCCAATTTCCCAGATACATTTTCCTTTTTATCTGACGACCCCGTCAACCCACATGTACCAGACAATCTTTTTACCAATTACTTCCCATAGCTGTTTCACTAACAAGATATAGTCAAGAATATAGAGCTGGTTAAGATTATTAATGACAACTATATATATGCAAAGTGTATCAAGGACAGTGAAGGACAAGTTGGAGTTATCTGAAGATAACTTATCAGGCCTTTTAGATATAATTGGGGATGAAGATAAAGCGAAGGAAGTAAATCAGTAATAGAAGCTGCCAAAGCATCCATGGTTAGGTTTACATTTACTTTCTTTATGTCATAAGGGAAATACAGAGTAACATTATCTAGAGGTGGTTTTCACGACCCATTTACTTATGAGTgggcataattttttttttctaacagGTTAAATGGGTTGCACGGATAGATTTAATAAGAAAGAAATGGGTTGATGGTGTCAAATGGGTCAATATTTGCTTACATTGTGTTCTAAATGCATGGATCTGCAATACTTTTTTTTTATTCGGATGGTTACATTATTATTGAAATATTATGATATTTATTGATAAAATGTGTAATgacatatttatattatttatgaaGTAACAAAGTTTTTGCTGGAAAGGTTTATTGGGTCAACTAAACTCCACGCAGCCCGTTTTGATCGTACCAAGACGTTACCCATCACCTAAATGTCTTCATTATACCTTCATGCATCATATTTCCATGATGCATTTCCATTATTTAGGTCAGGATTCGTCGCCTGACTTGATAGATGTGAAGTTCTTTGCAGAGAAGGTGATTGAGATTACTGAATATAGGAGGACCTTTATGGTTACATTGTTTACAATATGAATCATATAGCACCTAATTTGGCTGCATTGATGGGTGGAAATGTTGATGCCCATTTGATATCTTAAGCCGTTAGCCCTACAAATGTTGCTGAACCTAAAACCGAGAAAAAGAAGAAAAATCGGTCACTTGAAGAGGCGGTACAACCCAATGATGGTGGAAAAGAAAACTTTGTTGATGCAGATGATGGTAGTGAAGGTAAgacgaaaaagaagaagaaatgatTAATCTTGTGGTAGATGTACATGTCTTGTTAGACCAAGATTGATGTGTTTTTTTAGTATAATATTGGTGTTGCCTTGACTTGAACATATTCATTAAGTAAATGATTAAGACTACTATCTATGGTAAATGTACGAGCTTTTGTTTCTGGTCATGTCTCTTGTGTCAATTTCTTTTGTTTCAACTATATTTTTTGTCCAAAAGGTAGTAAGTAGTATCTGCTGTGGATTGGGGAGCGATTTTGTTTGTATTTTGAACATTTGAGTTAGGGTATCGATGATGGTTACAGTGTATAATATCGTCTGAATGATACCTACATAACAAAATAAAAGGATTTAGGACATCATCATATGTATTGAAAAGTCTGCACCCATTTATTATTCACAAAAAAGATGGATGTGGAGTCCATCCCACATTGGTTCAATGTAAAAAACAGAAGGCACATAAGGATCTATATTAACTAAACATGTGTGAATGTTAAAATGCACGCAGCCAGGTAGTGAGCACAAAGCGAACTATTCTTTCGCCTTTTACTAAAGAATACCGTGTGTTCGTTACATTTCACTGGATACGCCTATTTTTGTAGAGTCCCTTTTTTATAGAAAGGGCTCCAACTAATTTTTGCAGTTTGAAGTTTTATTGCTAAAGTTGTTTTTATAAGGCCACCATGTTTGCTAGAATGATGTTATAATAGTGTATAATTAATAATTTGCGGTATTTTGTTGTTCATCCATTTGGTCTTTTTGTCATACATCAGTGCAGTCAGAACGACATTGAGACCACTACACTTTGAAAACAACAAAATAGGTTTACAAGAAAGTCCATGCTTTAGATAGGTTGTGCAATGTGATAATGATATACTTTGGTGTAAAATATAGTTTCCTTGTTACATGGTAGTGTGTCAAGTATAATTTTGCCATGTTTCTGTCATATAAAACATAATGGAAGGTTTCAATGTTTACAGGATAGGGATTCATACCACGCCAGCTCGGTGGCGGAAGCAGGAacttttttcaccgggggcgaaaaaAAAATTTAAGATGTACCAAATTTTTTTacccaaaatatgaaggtttttggtCAAAATTTgggaggttttgggacaaaatgtaaaggttttgggacaaaatatgaagactttggggcaaaaaaaaaattccaccgggggcATAATCGAAAAACCCAAAAATTTTGCACTAAAAATTGAAAATCCACTGAGGGCGGCTGCCCCCCTCCGCCCCTTCTAATTTTCACCCCTGCGTCAGCTTGTTATTTATAAAAAACAAAACAGGGGGAAGTGGTTCTAAAAAGCAATCTATTCTTTCGCTGTTACCAAGTAAAACTTATGACACCTTAAAGGTTTTGAAATAAGAATTAAAAGAAATcgatgaatatatttcaatcaatcAACAAAGAAAAATCGATAGATGACATGAAAAGAATCAATGGTTTTGGCCAAAACTATAGCCATGCATAGTGGCGGATCCAGGAAAaattttcaccgggggcgaattttttttttttaaatgtagggaattttttttggcaaaatatagaggttttgaggcaaaatatagagttttttgagtaaaatttgaaggtttttgggtaaaatacgaaggttttggggcaaaatatggaggttttggggcaaaatatgaagggtttggggcaaaaaaaaaattccaccggggcaaaatcaaaaaaccgaaaaaatttgcactaaaatttcgaaatccaccaGGG
This window of the Rutidosis leptorrhynchoides isolate AG116_Rl617_1_P2 chromosome 7, CSIRO_AGI_Rlap_v1, whole genome shotgun sequence genome carries:
- the LOC139859017 gene encoding F-box protein At5g03100-like produces the protein MDSEGGDRFSSLLDDLIIKILSYNDTKQAVRTSILSSRWKNIWKSIPHLDLSTDDFTSKNRFYEFTHDVSSVLSSRNNDRDLSRIKLPKSLFMSNSQSLKDLTLIAANRRWDQPKLKSSWDLPSLTTLHLENVRLSNENPDEYNGLFSRCLNLKNLTLSHCTIFDNHILTHSKFSYLTCESGLYSIATIVAPHLKNLTAIDCDGLLKIYTPELSSLMYEVPCYDTFFLNGVSCLEKVDFYMCPYEEDIDAVIEILQRFRNVKYLTLGLEVVELLSSMVHMLSGLPSPVGNLTSLKIYPRYEEREKKVNIPTQVKNFLLGASPNATVSIYSREDVKALKDATSAKRIMAKLQVLLEREKINCEHGETQQIDEGEHVEEEISQMRKCWADLFVQIDEEKVKIDEILLMLDEIEKLLKEIPASKRDCIRAQFSSLHAEAKNVMKLILDRLKVKNGGKVSAFMNML
- the LOC139857265 gene encoding F-box protein At5g03100-like translates to MNAKCDRLSNLSEDLIIQILSFNDTKQAVRTSILSSRWRNIWKSIPHLDLSSEDFTKLNRFYEFTHDVSNVISSRNNDRDLSSVKLSVRGYNQTFVKTVVDYALSHNVQKMTIIWFDDRDIELPNSLFMSNSRSLKELTLIAPNRRWDQPKIKSSWDLPALTTLHLENVYLSNKTLDEHSGLFSKCLNLKNLTLSHCTISDHHILSHSKFSNLTPEKGLYSVATIVAPHLKNLTAIDCSGRLKIYTPELSSLMYKVPSYDTFFLNGVSCLEKVDFYMCPFEEDTYAVIEILQKFHNVKYLTLGLEVVELLSSMVDMLSDLSSPFSKLKSLKIYPMREEGDEEVNIPTELKNFLLGASPNATVSIYSREDVKALKDATSAKRIMAKLQVLLEREKINCEQGEAKQIDEGQLVEDEISHMRNCWTDMFVEINEERVKIDEILLMLDEIKELLKGLPISKRDGIQAQFSSLNAEAKNVMKLILDRLKVKSGGKVSAFVNML